One window from the genome of Thiobacter sp. AK1 encodes:
- a CDS encoding cell envelope integrity protein TolA: MDTRLPSPGFDTLRAGLLALLVHLMFFGLLAFGVRWNQQEPEAVMAELWSELPVAPRAAPAPVPAPAHATRPEPRPEPKVEPKVEAAKPDIALKARPEPNKPQPKKAQPTPASEPKPAPKPAISEPDPLQQQLAMIERQQAMAEAARAAAANQSVIGEYKGRIKRKIRSLLNRQPCGDTNVQVEFDITLLPTGQLRSNPLLTRSSGIPACDRAVEYAIVQADPLPVPPQPELFQAFRNLHLIIRPNDPND, translated from the coding sequence ATGGATACGCGCTTGCCTTCCCCCGGCTTCGATACCCTGCGTGCAGGTCTGCTCGCCCTGCTCGTGCATCTCATGTTCTTCGGTCTGCTCGCCTTCGGCGTGCGTTGGAACCAGCAAGAACCCGAGGCGGTAATGGCTGAACTATGGTCGGAGCTCCCGGTAGCGCCCCGCGCGGCGCCCGCGCCCGTGCCTGCGCCGGCCCACGCAACCCGCCCTGAGCCCCGGCCCGAGCCGAAAGTAGAACCCAAGGTGGAAGCTGCCAAGCCGGACATCGCCCTGAAGGCCCGGCCCGAGCCGAACAAGCCCCAGCCCAAAAAAGCACAGCCCACCCCTGCGAGCGAGCCTAAGCCCGCGCCCAAGCCGGCGATCAGCGAGCCCGATCCTTTGCAACAACAGTTGGCCATGATCGAGCGCCAACAGGCCATGGCGGAAGCGGCGCGCGCGGCGGCGGCCAACCAATCCGTGATCGGTGAGTACAAGGGGCGCATCAAGCGTAAGATACGCAGCCTCCTCAACCGCCAGCCCTGCGGGGACACCAACGTGCAAGTGGAATTCGACATCACCCTGCTGCCCACGGGGCAGCTGCGCAGCAATCCGCTACTTACGCGCTCGAGCGGTATTCCGGCCTGCGACCGTGCGGTGGAATATGCCATCGTCCAAGCCGATCCTCTGCCGGTGCCTCCGCAACCGGAGCTTTTCCAGGCTTTCCGCAATTTGCATCTGATCATCCGTCCCAATGATCCCAATGACTGA
- the tolB gene encoding Tol-Pal system beta propeller repeat protein TolB: protein MIPMTELRLSRLLIRLIGLFVAAWLSTAQAALTIEITGGAALQIPVAIAPFQGEEAWRDRLSGIIAADLARSGQFKIVSTAGVTPLPRQPADVKLADWKARGAAALVIGNVVSQPGGRLDVQFRLLSTIKEDPASPGGVQQLAGFSLPSSPTQLRLTAHQIADIIYEKLTGDLGVFATRIAYVTKRGGLYELQVADSDGVNAQTVFSSREPIMSPAWSPDGTRLAYVAFESKKPVIYVQELATARRFVLANFKGSNSAPAWAPDGRQLAIVLTKDGTSQIYAINADGTGLKRLTHSSAIDTEPSWSPDGRYILFTSDRGGSPQIYRMPAYGGEPVRLTFQGSYNVTPRYSPDGKSFVFIQREGGRFRVAMQEIASGQVQILTDNQLDESPSFAPNGKLILYASEQGGRGVLAAVSSDGRVKQKLTTEAGDVREPAWGPRLKSQP from the coding sequence ATGATCCCAATGACTGAGCTTCGCCTATCGCGCCTCTTAATCCGCCTGATTGGGCTATTCGTGGCCGCTTGGCTGTCCACCGCCCAGGCCGCCCTCACCATCGAAATCACGGGTGGGGCCGCTTTGCAGATTCCGGTGGCCATCGCGCCGTTCCAGGGCGAGGAGGCCTGGCGTGACCGCCTCTCCGGCATCATCGCCGCCGATCTCGCCCGCAGCGGCCAGTTCAAGATCGTGAGCACCGCCGGGGTGACGCCCCTGCCACGGCAGCCGGCGGACGTGAAGCTCGCCGACTGGAAGGCGCGCGGCGCGGCAGCGTTGGTGATCGGCAACGTGGTGAGCCAGCCGGGCGGGCGTCTAGACGTGCAGTTCCGGTTGCTCTCCACCATCAAGGAGGATCCCGCCTCGCCGGGCGGCGTCCAGCAGCTCGCGGGCTTCAGCCTGCCAAGTAGCCCCACCCAACTGCGCCTGACCGCCCACCAGATCGCCGACATCATCTACGAAAAGCTTACCGGCGATCTCGGCGTGTTCGCCACCCGTATCGCCTATGTCACCAAACGCGGCGGCCTGTACGAACTGCAGGTGGCGGACTCCGATGGGGTCAATGCCCAGACGGTCTTCAGCTCGCGCGAGCCCATCATGTCCCCGGCCTGGTCGCCGGATGGCACGCGACTGGCCTATGTCGCCTTCGAAAGCAAGAAGCCGGTGATCTACGTGCAGGAACTGGCGACCGCACGCCGCTTTGTCCTAGCCAATTTCAAGGGCAGCAACAGTGCCCCCGCCTGGGCGCCGGATGGCCGCCAGCTCGCCATCGTGCTCACCAAGGACGGCACCTCGCAAATCTATGCCATCAACGCGGACGGCACCGGCCTGAAGCGCCTCACCCACAGCAGCGCCATCGACACCGAACCAAGCTGGTCGCCAGACGGGCGCTATATTTTGTTCACCTCCGACCGTGGCGGCAGCCCCCAGATCTATCGCATGCCCGCCTATGGCGGCGAGCCCGTGCGCCTCACCTTCCAGGGCAGCTACAATGTCACGCCACGCTACAGCCCCGATGGCAAGAGCTTCGTCTTCATCCAGCGCGAGGGCGGCCGTTTCCGCGTGGCCATGCAGGAGATCGCCTCCGGACAAGTGCAAATCCTCACGGACAATCAGCTCGATGAATCCCCCAGTTTCGCCCCCAATGGCAAGCTCATCCTCTACGCCAGCGAGCAGGGTGGCAGAGGGGTGCTGGCCGCAGTATCCAGCGACGGCCGGGTCAAACAGAAGCTCACCACCGAAGCGGGCGACGTGCGTGAACCGGCATGGGGACCCCGCCTCAAATCGCAACCCTGA
- the ybgC gene encoding tol-pal system-associated acyl-CoA thioesterase produces MSEAAPSPASFLWPVRVYYEDTDAGGIVYYANHLKFLERARTEWLRTAGFEQPQLLRDFGVIFVVRALTIEYLRPARFNDLLNVTVLPLHLGRSVLELAQTIERDAPLVTARVKLACVEANTFRPTSIPSPLRNRLESLS; encoded by the coding sequence GTGAGCGAGGCAGCGCCATCGCCCGCTTCCTTCCTCTGGCCGGTGCGTGTCTATTACGAAGACACGGATGCAGGCGGTATTGTCTATTACGCCAACCATCTCAAGTTCCTGGAACGGGCGCGCACGGAGTGGCTGCGCACAGCGGGTTTCGAGCAGCCGCAACTATTGCGTGATTTCGGTGTCATCTTCGTGGTGCGCGCGCTGACGATAGAATACCTGCGCCCCGCCCGCTTCAACGATCTACTCAATGTGACGGTCCTACCCCTACACCTTGGCCGCAGTGTGCTGGAACTGGCGCAGACCATCGAGCGCGATGCGCCCCTGGTCACCGCGCGGGTGAAGCTCGCCTGCGTAGAGGCAAACACCTTCCGGCCCACGTCCATCCCCAGCCCGCTGCGCAACCGACTGGAAAGCCTTTCGTGA
- the ruvB gene encoding Holliday junction branch migration DNA helicase RuvB: MIETDRLISPAPLSPQEEVLERALRPKALQEYVGQKKAREQLEIFIEAARKRGEALDHVLLFGPPGLGKTTLAHIIAREMGVNLRQTSGPVLERAGDLAALLTNLEPNDVLFIDEIHRLSPVVEEILYPALEDFQIDIMIGEGPAARSVKLDLPPFTLVGATTRAGMLTNPLRDRFGIVARLEFYTPEELKQIVMRSGRLLNVELSPEGALEIARRSRGTPRIANRLLRRVRDYAEVRASGRVTPEVADAALTMLDVDKVGLDTMDRKLLSAVLEKFGGGPVGLDNLAAAIGEAPDTIEDVLEPFLIQQGYLMRTPRGRVATRLSYMHFGLAAPGGTLELWNEQ; this comes from the coding sequence ATGATCGAAACTGACCGCCTCATCTCCCCGGCGCCCCTCTCACCCCAAGAAGAGGTGCTGGAACGCGCCCTGCGCCCCAAGGCGCTACAGGAATACGTGGGCCAGAAGAAGGCGCGCGAGCAACTGGAAATCTTCATTGAGGCGGCACGCAAGCGGGGCGAGGCGCTGGATCACGTGCTGCTGTTTGGCCCGCCCGGACTGGGCAAGACCACGCTGGCCCACATCATCGCCCGCGAGATGGGCGTCAACCTGCGCCAGACCTCTGGCCCGGTCCTGGAACGCGCCGGCGATCTGGCAGCGCTGCTCACCAATCTGGAGCCCAATGATGTCTTGTTCATCGACGAGATCCATCGTCTCTCGCCGGTGGTCGAGGAAATCCTCTATCCCGCGCTGGAAGACTTTCAGATCGACATCATGATCGGTGAAGGTCCGGCGGCGCGCTCGGTCAAGCTCGATCTGCCCCCCTTCACCCTGGTAGGCGCCACCACCCGCGCCGGCATGCTCACCAACCCCTTGCGCGACCGCTTCGGCATCGTGGCACGCCTGGAGTTCTACACGCCGGAGGAACTAAAGCAAATCGTCATGCGCTCAGGGCGCCTGCTCAACGTCGAACTCTCACCGGAAGGGGCGCTGGAAATCGCCCGCCGTTCGCGCGGCACGCCGCGCATCGCCAACCGCCTGCTGCGGCGGGTGCGCGACTATGCCGAGGTACGCGCCAGCGGCCGCGTGACGCCCGAGGTGGCGGATGCCGCCCTCACCATGCTGGATGTGGACAAGGTCGGCCTGGACACCATGGATCGCAAGCTCTTGTCCGCCGTGCTGGAGAAATTCGGCGGTGGCCCGGTGGGGTTGGATAATCTCGCCGCCGCCATCGGTGAGGCGCCGGACACCATCGAGGACGTGTTAGAACCTTTCCTCATCCAGCAGGGATATCTCATGCGCACGCCCCGTGGGCGAGTGGCAACCCGCCTGTCTTATATGCATTTCGGGCTCGCGGCACCGGGCGGCACGCTCGAGTTGTGGAACGAGCAGTGA
- a CDS encoding O-acetyl-ADP-ribose deacetylase encodes MDGRIEIVEGDITRLAVDAIVNAANTSLLGGGGVDGAIHRAAGPELLDACKKLHGCPTGEARLTPGFRLPARFVIHTVGPIWHGGDRNEDVLLASCYRESMRLAHEKGLKTIAFPAISTGAYGFPLARATAIAVREVRAALDDYPEIEKVYFVCFSERACRAYAAALASS; translated from the coding sequence ATGGACGGCCGCATCGAAATCGTCGAGGGCGATATCACCCGGCTGGCGGTGGATGCCATCGTCAACGCCGCTAACACGAGCTTGCTGGGCGGCGGCGGGGTGGACGGCGCCATTCATCGCGCCGCCGGCCCAGAGCTGCTCGATGCATGCAAGAAACTGCACGGCTGTCCCACCGGCGAAGCACGCCTTACGCCCGGCTTCCGTTTGCCCGCACGCTTCGTGATTCACACCGTGGGCCCCATCTGGCACGGCGGTGACCGGAATGAGGATGTCTTGTTGGCGAGCTGTTACCGGGAAAGCATGCGGCTGGCCCACGAGAAAGGGTTGAAAACCATTGCGTTTCCCGCCATTTCCACCGGCGCCTATGGCTTTCCTCTGGCGCGCGCTACGGCGATCGCCGTGCGCGAGGTGCGAGCGGCGCTAGACGACTATCCCGAGATCGAAAAAGTCTATTTCGTCTGCTTCAGCGAGCGCGCATGCCGTGCCTACGCGGCGGCGCTCGCCAGTTCCTGA
- a CDS encoding prenyltransferase: MAAREPTLAALPNPFLRYFLATRPAFLTITLVGALLGIACVVHDGITLKPLLVFVTLFAALVTHAGMNVLNDYYDALSGCDARNVDRIYPYTGGSRFIQNGVLTLRATAAFGFALLIAVIPAGLWLAWHAGPGLLAIGAFGLFLGWAYSADPLRLNGRGLGELCVALGYLLVVVGSDFVERPGFATLPWVAGTPYALLVTAILYVNQFPDRAADAASGKRHWVVRLSPSVAARGYGVFLLLAYAGLLTGIALRGLPVAAAAALAALPLSLRAWSHLVRHADTPRALAPAIRDTLGAAHLAGLLIAAALIISKGPT, from the coding sequence ATGGCGGCACGCGAGCCCACGCTGGCAGCCCTACCCAACCCGTTTTTGCGCTATTTCCTGGCGACGCGGCCGGCCTTCCTCACCATCACTCTGGTGGGCGCCCTGCTGGGTATCGCCTGCGTCGTGCATGACGGCATCACGCTCAAGCCTCTCCTCGTGTTCGTCACCTTGTTCGCCGCCCTCGTTACCCATGCCGGCATGAACGTGCTCAACGACTACTACGATGCCCTAAGCGGATGCGATGCCCGCAACGTGGATCGCATCTATCCTTACACTGGCGGCAGTCGCTTCATCCAGAACGGAGTGCTCACGCTGCGCGCCACCGCGGCCTTTGGCTTTGCCCTGCTCATAGCGGTGATCCCCGCCGGGCTGTGGCTCGCCTGGCATGCCGGCCCAGGGCTGCTGGCCATCGGCGCTTTCGGGCTGTTCCTCGGCTGGGCCTATTCCGCCGACCCGCTGCGCTTGAACGGCCGCGGCTTGGGCGAGCTGTGCGTAGCCCTGGGCTATTTGCTCGTCGTGGTGGGGAGCGATTTCGTTGAGCGGCCTGGCTTCGCGACGCTGCCCTGGGTGGCGGGTACGCCTTACGCCCTGCTGGTGACGGCCATCCTCTACGTGAACCAGTTCCCCGACCGCGCCGCCGATGCCGCCAGCGGCAAGCGCCACTGGGTCGTGCGCCTGTCGCCATCGGTCGCGGCACGCGGCTATGGCGTGTTTTTGCTTTTGGCCTATGCCGGCCTGCTCACCGGCATCGCCCTGCGTGGCCTACCCGTGGCTGCGGCGGCCGCCCTCGCCGCCCTGCCCTTGAGCCTGCGTGCCTGGTCGCATCTAGTGCGCCATGCGGACACGCCGCGGGCGCTCGCCCCCGCCATCCGCGATACCCTGGGCGCCGCCCATCTGGCGGGCCTGCTCATCGCGGCCGCGCTCATCATCAGCAAAGGCCCGACATGA
- the proB gene encoding glutamate 5-kinase: MPSILAKSRCLVVKVGSSLVTNEGQGLDTQAIAHWADQIARLKEMGKQVLLVSSGAIAEGMQRLGWKKRPHALHELQAAAAVGQMGLVQVYETCFRKHGLHTAQVLLTHEDLADRARYLNARSTLRTLLALNVIPVINENDTVVTEEIKFGDNDTLGALVTNLVEADALVIMTDQKGLYSADPRKDPHARLIQEARAGDPELEKMAGGAGSAIGRGGMLTKVLAAKRAARSGAHTVIAWGREPDVLVRLAKGELIGTQLLADETNKVAARKKWLADHLQVRGRLVLDAGAVRALVEEGKSLLPIGVVEASGDFGRGEVVACVDEAGREIARGLANYDASETRRILRQPSSRIEAILGYVDEPELIHRDNLVLL; encoded by the coding sequence ATGCCATCCATCCTCGCCAAATCCCGCTGTCTGGTCGTGAAAGTGGGCAGCAGTCTGGTCACCAACGAGGGCCAGGGACTGGACACCCAGGCCATCGCCCACTGGGCGGACCAGATTGCACGCCTCAAGGAAATGGGTAAGCAGGTGTTGCTGGTGTCCAGCGGTGCCATCGCCGAAGGGATGCAACGGCTCGGCTGGAAGAAGCGGCCGCATGCTCTGCATGAGCTGCAGGCGGCGGCGGCGGTCGGGCAGATGGGCCTGGTGCAGGTCTATGAAACCTGCTTCCGCAAGCACGGTCTGCATACGGCGCAGGTGCTGCTGACCCACGAGGATCTCGCCGATCGCGCCCGCTATCTCAATGCCCGCTCGACGCTGCGCACGTTGCTTGCGCTCAACGTCATTCCAGTCATCAACGAGAACGACACGGTAGTCACCGAAGAAATCAAGTTCGGCGACAACGATACCCTGGGCGCGCTGGTGACCAATCTGGTGGAAGCCGACGCTCTGGTCATCATGACCGACCAAAAGGGGCTCTACTCTGCCGATCCGCGCAAGGATCCCCACGCGCGCCTGATTCAGGAGGCACGGGCCGGGGATCCGGAGCTGGAGAAGATGGCGGGCGGGGCGGGCAGTGCCATCGGCCGCGGCGGCATGCTCACCAAGGTGCTGGCCGCGAAGCGGGCGGCGCGCAGCGGAGCCCACACGGTAATCGCCTGGGGCCGCGAGCCGGACGTGCTGGTCCGTCTGGCCAAGGGCGAGTTGATCGGAACGCAGCTCTTGGCCGACGAAACCAACAAGGTGGCAGCACGCAAGAAGTGGCTGGCGGACCATCTCCAGGTGCGTGGGCGGCTGGTGTTGGATGCGGGCGCGGTGCGTGCCCTGGTGGAAGAGGGTAAGAGCCTTTTGCCCATCGGTGTGGTGGAGGCTTCCGGCGATTTCGGCCGCGGCGAGGTGGTGGCCTGTGTCGATGAGGCAGGGCGCGAGATCGCGCGCGGCTTGGCCAACTACGACGCCAGCGAGACCCGCCGCATTTTGCGCCAGCCTTCCAGCCGCATCGAAGCCATTCTCGGTTACGTGGACGAACCCGAGCTCATCCACCGGGACAATCTCGTTCTCCTGTGA
- the tolQ gene encoding protein TolQ gives MQPSTDLSFLALVASASLVVKLVMLLLLVASFLSWLFIFQKLFSLRQAVRQADDFEREFWSGVDLAALFQSLTSGPIVARGMAKIFEAGFREFSKLKRQGGMDISAVMDGTRRAMRAAYQRELDQLEGRLSFLATVGSVSPYVGLFGTVWGIMNSFRGLANVGQATLAHVAPGIAEALIATAMGLFAAIPAVIAYNRYTHDIDRLATRYESFMEELSNILQRQAR, from the coding sequence GTGCAACCCTCTACCGATCTATCCTTTCTCGCCCTGGTGGCGAGTGCGAGTCTAGTCGTTAAGCTCGTGATGCTCCTGCTCCTGGTCGCGTCCTTCCTGTCCTGGCTGTTCATCTTCCAGAAGCTCTTTTCCCTCAGACAGGCGGTGCGCCAGGCTGACGACTTCGAAAGGGAATTCTGGAGCGGCGTGGATCTGGCGGCCCTGTTCCAGTCCCTCACCTCGGGGCCCATCGTCGCGCGTGGCATGGCCAAGATCTTCGAGGCCGGTTTTCGTGAATTCAGCAAGCTCAAGCGCCAGGGGGGCATGGACATCAGCGCGGTGATGGATGGCACCCGTCGCGCCATGCGCGCGGCCTACCAGCGGGAACTGGACCAACTGGAGGGGCGGCTCTCCTTCCTCGCCACCGTGGGCTCGGTGAGCCCCTACGTGGGACTGTTTGGCACCGTCTGGGGCATCATGAATTCCTTCCGTGGGCTCGCCAATGTGGGACAGGCCACGCTAGCCCATGTGGCACCGGGCATCGCCGAGGCGCTGATCGCGACCGCCATGGGTCTGTTCGCCGCGATTCCAGCGGTGATCGCCTATAACCGCTACACCCACGACATCGACCGTCTGGCCACCCGCTACGAAAGCTTCATGGAGGAGCTGTCCAACATCCTGCAACGCCAGGCACGCTAG
- a CDS encoding histone deacetylase family protein encodes MATALITHPACRRHEMGSGHPERPARLSAIADALAAAGLAHRLLKLDAPAAEDEQLLRVHAPAYLRRIIAASPETGLVALDPDTALNPHSLIAARHAAGAVVAAVDGVVRGELTNAFCAVRPPGHHACRERAMGFCIFNNVAVGAAHALTAHGLTRVAIVDFDVHHGNGTEEIFHDDPRVLLASSFQHPFYPFSGAHSGNAHILPMPLPAGTDGRGFRHVWETVGLPALARFAPQLILISAGFDAHRDDPLAGLMLVEADFAWLTREVLAIAAATCAGRVVSTLEGGYDLRALALSAAAHVQELASAAA; translated from the coding sequence ATGGCCACGGCCTTAATCACCCATCCGGCGTGCCGGCGCCACGAGATGGGGTCGGGCCACCCGGAGCGGCCGGCGCGGCTTTCCGCCATCGCCGACGCCCTGGCCGCAGCCGGCCTGGCCCACCGCCTGCTCAAGCTCGATGCACCAGCAGCGGAGGACGAGCAGCTTTTGCGGGTGCATGCGCCCGCCTATTTGCGTCGCATCATCGCCGCTTCACCGGAAACGGGGCTCGTCGCCCTGGATCCGGACACCGCCCTCAACCCCCATTCCCTCATCGCCGCGCGCCACGCCGCGGGGGCCGTAGTGGCTGCCGTGGACGGTGTTGTGCGCGGCGAGCTCACCAACGCCTTCTGCGCCGTGCGGCCGCCCGGCCATCACGCCTGCCGGGAGCGAGCAATGGGCTTTTGTATCTTCAACAACGTCGCGGTGGGTGCCGCCCATGCCCTCACCGCGCACGGTCTGACGCGCGTGGCCATCGTGGATTTCGACGTGCACCACGGCAATGGCACCGAGGAGATCTTCCACGACGATCCCCGGGTGCTTCTCGCCTCCAGCTTCCAACATCCTTTCTACCCCTTCAGCGGGGCGCATTCCGGCAACGCGCACATCCTTCCCATGCCCTTGCCGGCCGGCACCGATGGCCGGGGCTTTCGCCATGTCTGGGAAACCGTGGGCCTGCCGGCGCTGGCGCGCTTCGCGCCGCAACTGATTCTGATCTCGGCGGGTTTCGATGCCCATCGCGACGACCCCCTTGCCGGGCTCATGCTCGTGGAAGCAGATTTCGCTTGGCTTACGCGCGAGGTGCTGGCCATCGCCGCGGCCACCTGCGCCGGCCGCGTGGTCTCCACGCTGGAAGGCGGCTACGATCTGAGGGCGCTGGCATTGAGCGCCGCCGCCCACGTTCAGGAACTGGCGAGCGCCGCCGCGTAG
- the pal gene encoding peptidoglycan-associated lipoprotein Pal translates to MKRLSLGLLLVSLLAGCASTEPAKEQPRAAVEDRTAQPTTAGGEGAARPLVPPTTSVNPLTDPNNILSKRSIYFDYDSDAIKPEYKAIIEAHARYLLEHKAAKVFLQGNADERGSREYNLALGQRRADAVRKMMSVLGVPESQMESVSFGEEKPRATCHDESCWSQNRRVDIVYQGE, encoded by the coding sequence ATGAAACGACTCAGCCTGGGATTACTCTTGGTCAGCCTGCTAGCCGGCTGCGCCAGCACCGAACCCGCGAAGGAGCAGCCGCGCGCCGCGGTGGAAGATCGCACCGCCCAGCCTACCACTGCTGGCGGCGAAGGTGCAGCGCGCCCTTTGGTGCCACCCACGACCTCGGTGAATCCCCTCACCGATCCCAACAACATCCTGTCTAAGCGCAGCATCTACTTCGACTACGATAGCGACGCCATCAAGCCCGAGTACAAGGCCATCATCGAGGCCCACGCACGCTACCTGTTGGAGCACAAAGCGGCCAAGGTATTCCTCCAGGGTAATGCCGATGAGCGCGGCAGCCGCGAATACAACCTGGCCCTGGGTCAGCGCCGGGCCGATGCGGTGCGCAAGATGATGAGCGTGCTGGGCGTGCCGGAAAGCCAGATGGAATCGGTGAGCTTCGGCGAGGAAAAACCCCGCGCCACCTGCCATGACGAGTCCTGCTGGTCCCAGAACCGGCGCGTGGACATCGTCTATCAGGGCGAGTGA
- the ybgF gene encoding tol-pal system protein YbgF — MARRARELLLLVMLGASVPAVAGLFSDDEARARIQALAQENQKLREDLKALEERVGRLDAQLRAQGLIDLVQQVEGLKAELAKLRGQLEVNSHAVETLDKRSRDLYVDLDDRLRKLETGATPLAAPAAAAAGTPGAATDTGAESRAYEAAFNLFKIGNYQAAIAAFENFLKTYPASPLAANAQYWIGNSYSALRDYKTAIAAQQKLLSLYPNSAKVPDALLNMASAQTELGDRATARKTLEDLVARYPTSPAADIARKRLSSLK; from the coding sequence ATGGCACGCCGCGCGCGCGAGCTGCTGCTTTTGGTCATGCTGGGTGCCAGTGTGCCCGCCGTGGCGGGCCTGTTCTCAGACGACGAGGCCCGCGCGCGCATCCAGGCCCTGGCGCAGGAAAACCAGAAACTGCGCGAAGACCTCAAAGCCCTGGAGGAACGCGTCGGCCGGCTCGATGCGCAACTCCGCGCCCAAGGCCTCATCGATCTGGTGCAGCAAGTGGAGGGTCTGAAGGCGGAACTCGCCAAGCTGCGCGGCCAGTTGGAGGTCAACAGCCACGCAGTGGAAACGTTGGACAAACGTAGCCGCGATCTGTACGTGGACCTGGACGACCGCCTGCGCAAGCTGGAGACGGGTGCGACCCCGCTAGCGGCACCGGCGGCGGCTGCCGCTGGCACGCCTGGCGCCGCCACCGACACGGGCGCAGAGAGCCGGGCATACGAGGCTGCCTTCAACCTGTTCAAGATCGGCAACTACCAGGCCGCCATCGCCGCCTTCGAAAACTTCCTCAAGACCTATCCCGCAAGCCCCCTGGCCGCCAACGCCCAGTACTGGATCGGCAATTCCTACTCGGCCCTGCGTGACTACAAGACTGCCATCGCAGCCCAGCAGAAGCTCTTGAGTCTCTATCCCAACAGTGCCAAGGTGCCGGATGCCTTGCTCAACATGGCCAGTGCGCAGACCGAGCTGGGCGACCGCGCCACGGCACGCAAAACGCTGGAAGACCTGGTAGCGCGCTATCCCACTAGCCCCGCTGCCGACATTGCGCGCAAGCGACTTAGCAGCCTCAAGTAG
- the ruvA gene encoding Holliday junction branch migration protein RuvA: protein MIGRITGMLLEKRPPQIVVDVNGVGYELDVPMSTFYNLPASGERVSLYTHLLVREDAHLLYGFASEEERETFRQLIKVSGIGAKTALAVLSGLSVAELLDAVARQESARIVKVPGIGKKTAERLLLELKDKLAPVAITVPAAARSAGSENDVVNALLALGYNPKEATWAVQQLPKDVSVSDGIRQALKLLSKT from the coding sequence ATGATCGGCCGCATCACCGGGATGCTGCTGGAAAAGCGTCCACCCCAGATCGTGGTGGACGTCAACGGTGTGGGCTACGAGCTCGACGTACCCATGAGCACGTTTTACAATCTGCCCGCCAGCGGGGAGCGCGTGAGCCTCTACACCCATCTGCTGGTGCGCGAGGATGCCCACTTGCTCTACGGTTTCGCCAGTGAGGAGGAGCGGGAGACCTTCCGTCAGCTCATCAAGGTGAGTGGGATCGGTGCCAAGACGGCGCTCGCCGTGTTATCCGGCCTGAGCGTGGCAGAACTGCTGGACGCCGTGGCACGCCAGGAAAGTGCCCGCATCGTCAAGGTGCCGGGCATCGGCAAGAAGACCGCCGAACGGCTGCTATTGGAGCTCAAGGACAAGCTGGCACCGGTGGCGATCACAGTCCCCGCAGCAGCTCGCAGCGCCGGTAGCGAAAATGACGTGGTCAATGCCCTGCTTGCCCTTGGGTATAATCCCAAGGAAGCGACCTGGGCAGTGCAGCAGTTGCCCAAGGATGTGTCCGTGTCCGACGGCATCCGCCAAGCCCTCAAACTCCTGTCGAAGACGTGA
- a CDS encoding ExbD/TolR family protein: protein MSRRPRRQMNQINVVPFIDVMLVLLIVFMVAAPLINPGQIELPRVGQQLKPPVAPLEVIIQANNSLKLRDRSKPGGEIPISRPDLVQAIKAKQATNPEQAVVIAADRNVRYEKVLEVMDLLQQNQVRKVGLLAKPAGS, encoded by the coding sequence ATGAGCCGCCGTCCCCGCCGCCAGATGAACCAGATCAACGTCGTGCCCTTCATCGACGTGATGCTGGTGCTGCTCATCGTATTCATGGTGGCCGCCCCCCTCATCAACCCTGGACAGATCGAGCTACCTCGGGTCGGCCAGCAGCTCAAGCCGCCGGTAGCGCCGCTGGAAGTGATCATCCAGGCCAACAACAGCCTCAAGCTGCGGGACCGTTCCAAGCCAGGTGGAGAGATCCCCATCAGCCGCCCGGACTTGGTACAGGCGATCAAGGCCAAGCAGGCTACGAACCCGGAGCAAGCGGTGGTGATCGCGGCGGACAGGAACGTGCGCTACGAGAAGGTGCTGGAGGTGATGGATCTGCTGCAGCAAAACCAGGTGCGCAAGGTGGGGCTGCTCGCCAAGCCAGCGGGAAGCTGA